Proteins encoded together in one Mycobacterium noviomagense window:
- a CDS encoding DUF1003 domain-containing protein — MSKSSPRQRLYTPRTSRALAPRVDPEAVGQITESIARFFGTGRYLLLQTLLVIAWIVVNVYAASVRFDPYPFILLNLAFSTQAAYAAPLILLAQNRQENRDRIALEEDRRRAAQTKADTEYLARELAALRLSIGEVQKTREYLRHQLENLRELLEERQPEKPVHAPDGADVRAKRHS; from the coding sequence GCTCGCCCCGCGGGTCGACCCCGAAGCAGTCGGCCAGATCACCGAATCGATCGCCCGCTTCTTCGGCACCGGCCGTTACCTGCTGTTGCAGACCCTCTTGGTGATCGCGTGGATTGTGGTGAACGTGTATGCGGCCAGTGTGCGCTTTGATCCCTACCCGTTCATCCTGCTCAACCTGGCCTTCTCGACGCAGGCGGCGTATGCGGCGCCGCTGATCCTGCTGGCCCAGAATCGGCAAGAGAACCGCGACCGCATCGCGCTGGAAGAGGATCGTCGCCGCGCCGCACAGACCAAAGCCGACACCGAATACCTGGCGCGCGAGCTGGCGGCGCTGCGGCTGTCCATCGGCGAGGTCCAAAAGACCCGCGAATACCTGCGCCACCAATTGGAGAACCTGCGCGAGCTTCTGGAGGAGCGGCAGCCGGAAAAGCCGGTCCACGCGCCGGACGGCGCCGACGTTCGCGCCAAGAGGCACAGCTGA